The proteins below come from a single Hyperolius riggenbachi isolate aHypRig1 chromosome 8, aHypRig1.pri, whole genome shotgun sequence genomic window:
- the LOC137527998 gene encoding uncharacterized protein — MKSPRYGFFLACVCSVILLVFLFSVMKNTATTRHQQLWPLRQLPTCLCCDSRLFNATITPLQDNRTFIIAPYYDGRDVNNKVVRVLSILHHTEVTELYCLFCCQGQFVEPSKAQIDMHSDRFGFPYVTTDILCAEPENCNASYLAVHPSSSGSITQLPLFKIRNKNEQLVTKFTVCISTMFGNYSNVLQFIQTLEMYRILGAQRVVIYLNSCSQQMKKVIECYVTQGFLDIIPWPIERYLRPGLAWHYSIDAKDIGYYGQLATLNDCIYQNMYKSRFILLNDIDEIILPFKHQTWDSLMEDLQRQNPGAGIFLFENHIFPQTVSTDRNFSGTSLWKDVPGLNILRYVHREPDRLFYFNARKMIIDPTKVIQTSVHSVLKSFGKSVKVPLDTALVYHCRGPLQKKLPAKSLIEDKTIWKFNASLIKNVNQVLSELMENGMEWKS; from the coding sequence ATGAAATCTCCACGTTACGGCTTCTTCCTCGCATGTGTCTGTTCCGTGATTTTGTTAGTCTTCCTATTCTCTGTTATGAAGAATACTGCAACAACAAGGCACCAACAACTGTGGCCTCTCCGGCAATTACCGACGTGTCTTTGCTGTGACAGTAGACTGTTCAACGCCACCATCACGCCACTCCAAGACAACCGGACCTTTATCATTGCACCGTATTACGACGGCCGCGATGTAAATAACAAAGTGGTCCGCGTCCTCAGCATCCTCCACCACACAGAGGTGACGGAACTGTATTGCTTGTTTTGCTGTCAGGGACAATTTGTGGAACCCTCCAAGGCACAAATCGACATGCATTCAGATCGTTTTGGATTTCCCTATGTAACGACAGACATCCTATGTGCTGAGCCTGAGAACTGTAATGCCTCGTATCTCGCCGTTCATCCATCCAGCTCTGGGAGTATAACACAGCTGCCTCTCTTCAAAATACGCAATAAGAACGAGCAGCTGGTCACCAAATTCACTGTCTGCATTTCCACCATGTTTGGAAACTACAGTAACGTCCTACAGTTCATCCAGACCTTGGAGATGTACCGGATACTTGGTGCCCAACGAGTGGTCATCTACCTTAACAGCTGTAGTcagcaaatgaaaaaggttattgAGTGTTACGTAACACAAGGGTTTCTAGACATCATACCCTGGCCCATTGAACGCTACCTGCGGCCCGGCCTTGCTTGGCACTATTCAATCGATGCCAAGGACATTGGTTATTATGGTCAACTGGCCACACTCAATGACTGCATTTACCAGAACATGTATAAAAGTCGTTTCATCCTCCTCAACGATATCGATGAGATAATTCTACCGTTCAAACACCAAACGTGGGACAGCCTGATGGAAGACCTTCAACGACAGAACCCGGGCGCTGGAATATTCTTATTCGAAAATCACATTTTCCCTCAGACTGTTTCCACTGATAGAAACTTCTCAGGAACCTCGTTGTGGAAAGACGTTCCTGGTTTAAACATTCTCCGCTATGTTCACCGTGAACCCGACaggttattttatttcaatgctcgGAAAATGATCATCGATCCTACAAAGGTTATCCAGACATCCGTCCATTCTGTTCTAAAAAGCTTTGGGAAAAGTGTAAAGGTTCCTTTGGACACAGCCCTTGTGTATCATTGCCGGGGACCACTGCAGAAAAAACTACCCGCAAAGTCATTAATCGAGGATAAAACTATCTGGAAGTTTAACgcatctttaattaaaaatgttaacCAGGTGCTGAGTGAGCTAATGGAAAACGGAATGGAATGGAAAAGCTGA